One window from the genome of Variovorax sp. PAMC26660 encodes:
- a CDS encoding bile acid:sodium symporter family protein, producing MARSRFLPDNFTLALVTVVTFASLLPASGRIAHFFEGLTTVAIGLLFFLHGAKLSREAIMAGITHWRLHLLVFASTFVLFPLLGLALRPVLSPLVTPELYTGVLFLCVLPATVQSAIAFTAMARGNMPAAICSASASTLLGVFITPVLVNLVVLPNGGGITSSSSLDSIGRILLQLMVPFVVGHLLRPVIGKWIQKRAAVLKFVDQGSILLVVYTAFSAAVIEGLWKQIPVSALLGLLLVCAVLLALALGVTTLMARKFGFDVADEITIVFCGSKKSLASGIPMAKVLFASHAVGAIVLPLMLFHQMQLMVCAVLAQRYARRERDADPAALTAAK from the coding sequence ATGGCCCGTTCACGCTTTCTCCCCGACAACTTCACGCTCGCGCTCGTCACGGTCGTGACCTTCGCCAGCCTGCTGCCCGCGAGCGGGCGCATCGCACATTTCTTCGAAGGTCTGACGACCGTCGCCATCGGATTGCTGTTCTTCCTGCACGGCGCCAAGCTGTCGCGCGAGGCGATCATGGCGGGCATCACGCACTGGCGGCTGCACCTGCTGGTGTTCGCAAGTACCTTCGTGCTGTTCCCGCTGCTCGGGCTGGCGCTGCGGCCGGTGCTGTCGCCGCTGGTGACGCCGGAGCTTTACACCGGCGTGCTGTTCCTTTGCGTGCTGCCGGCGACGGTGCAGTCCGCGATTGCATTCACCGCGATGGCGCGCGGCAACATGCCCGCGGCCATCTGCAGCGCATCGGCCTCGACCTTGCTGGGCGTGTTCATCACGCCGGTGCTGGTGAACCTGGTCGTGCTGCCGAACGGCGGTGGCATCACCTCGTCGTCGTCGCTCGATTCGATCGGCCGCATCCTGCTGCAACTGATGGTGCCGTTCGTGGTGGGGCATCTGCTGCGGCCGGTGATCGGCAAGTGGATCCAGAAGCGGGCCGCCGTGCTGAAGTTCGTGGACCAGGGATCGATCCTGCTGGTGGTCTACACGGCGTTCAGCGCGGCTGTTATTGAAGGACTGTGGAAGCAGATTCCCGTGAGTGCGCTGCTGGGCTTGCTGCTGGTGTGCGCTGTGCTGCTGGCCCTGGCCCTGGGCGTCACGACCCTGATGGCGCGCAAGTTCGGGTTCGACGTGGCGGACGAAATCACCATCGTGTTCTGTGGATCGAAGAAGAGCCTGGCCAGCGGTATTCCGATGGCGAAGGTCTTGTTCGCTTCACACGCGGTGGGCGCGATCGTGTTGCCGCTGATGTTGTTTCATCAGATGCAGCTGATGGTGTGTGCCGTGCTGGCGCAGCGGTATGCGCGGCGCGAGCGGGATGCAGACCCGGCTGCCTTGACTGCGGCCAAGTAG